The following is a genomic window from Solanum lycopersicum chromosome 6, SLM_r2.1.
GATACATACTATTACAAACTAAATTAATCAACAACTACAACTCATAGGAGGAAGATCCAAGTTCTTCCCACTAGATGATTTCTTAAAAACCCTACTTCCAaaaaccataaaccctaaagAGTGTCCAACAATAGCAACCAAGAAAACACCACCATTAAATGACATAACAGCCAACATAACAACATAAGCCAAACCAATTCTCAAACCATACAAGATTGTCTGAAGAAATCCACAAGtcacatcatcatcaacattactCTTGTTAATATAGTTGCTATGAGAGAGAAATTCGACGAAAATCGCCATGAAGAAGACAACAACAAGTGCCAAAATGTACATGCCCAAATTATCATATCCAGGCCAACCTGAGAAGAGAATCTCAGTATTCTTTCCCCAGAAAAATGTCATATGCATCATCATGTGATGGTTGTTCTTCATCATCATTCCGCTGTTacgaaatattttaaaatcagaAGATTAAAGTACATTTTGGTATTATTCATTAGATTAAATCGAAAATAATCATTATTCATgaatattaaatgaaataatttttttttttgaaaaaagttatttttacttataatagattatttaaaaaaaaaactaaaaatacatttttgcaATTGCAATAAATCCTAGATTTGGAAGAAAAGTAAATATTCTAGAATATTCTGACAtcataaaagaatatatattctattttaatataaatcgtaaaatttaaaaaagtaaattttaataCCTTCCTCCTCCAGTGGCGTTGTTCATGGTGATTGACGATAATGATGGTGGTGACGGCGGCCCCATAGCCATTCCATGCATGTGGCCGTCGTTCTTCATTTcgcttttctttttcttccctaattattgatttttgtatgtgGGATTAGGAgatttatataaaaacaaataaataaggaGAGTGTGACATTTATAGGAAGTTGTAATGTAATAAATATTGATAGTACATTGTAGTAAGCGTACTACTTTTTaaagtacaaaataaatataaatgataataattttaaaattggagattcatttcccttaattaattaatgaaggataattttaagttttttccttttttttttaaatagtccAAGTTCAAAGTTTGCAACGTTGAAGTCTATTTTGTTTTGTAATACTACACTTATTTCCATATTTTCCTTCGTAAAAATAactttgaaattatttaatattaatacaaaataattgcAATTTGATAATTGTTTCATTCGAAGATTGAGTTATTATCTCAAAAGgtcatttaattttcaaaatttatcaagTCAAgtcattgaattttatttttacattaataaaacaaaaaagtaattgaaattgcttttaaattatgtgaaatacATCACTTATACCCTTTATTGTATTTTGGACAAATATGCCCTTGCTGTTATCCCACAGATCCTTAAGTGTTAACAACTCATATAGCAAGCCACATGTAACTAATCTGTCTACCTAAATATTGCCAGCTAGGATTCTCACTAAGTTACGGATCATTAATTTTGAAGCTTTTTTTATATATGGTACTATTAATAATCCATAATTTCTTAGAATAATTTATGGGTTTTTTGGTCTGCTCTAAATGTTAGACTTGCCCTTTAAGTTTCCAATATTAACTTCTATAATATAGTGCTAACCAAATGATCTATAATTTAGTGAGATTCCTAGTTCGCAACGGTTATGTGGATAGATTAGTTTCACATGATTTGTTATATCACTAAAAAATTGGGTTGTAATTTTCGAGGGTATTTTTGATCTTTTAGGATAATAttagatgtatttttttattcgaaaaagaatctaaaatatctttaaagtattgaaaatggtacaaaattatcctccatctacctattagctccaaaatattctttcaacccacctattgggtccaaaatacccttgtcatccaccttttggttcaaaattgaccacttatttaacagttttatatttaaactatttaaatattttttaaatacgtggcgctcaactatttgttataatttaacttattagtataatttataattcaatccATTatccacccattactaattaaaaccctccaaattaataaatccgtcatattattaatacaacaacaaaaaaactactgtcaattgagtgtttttgaaaatttgagacGAAAATGGAAAGGAAATCGGTGTACAAACTTAAaattggatttttatttttattttttaaattgtccATCATTATTAATTAAGGGAAAACCTGTCTCCTTTTCACAATTCCACcatttatgttaattttgtacttgaaaaataagtatatttACGTACTTCCTCCGTCCAGAAATATTTATCACGTTACGCTTATCAAAAgattgactaattttcaaagataaattaagttacattaatttaatattttaaataaaaaaattagatattctaaaactatataaaaagtactataaattacaattttttacatattaatatgatgaaaaaatgcatcttaaaatgttagtcaaagtttttatagtttaactctaaaaatagaaactataACAAATAATAACGAACGTAGGAAGCATGTACTATCGAGTTGAACTTTCTACTAATTGAAAAAGGAGTTCTCAACATTAATTTATGTGGACTgttgaaaacaatattttaattggaaatctccaaaaatcaaatatatgaCTGAAAATTTCTCCACATATAGTCcattcattttaaaatactCATCGttcacattaaaaaaatattatcttaaaatacttattattttagaagtttaattttttttcttaaatagaatAATATTCAATGAAAAAGCTTATATCTTATGACATATATAAATTAGGTAAAATATTCTAACGTAAAtcctaattaatattttgttaaaaaaaatcatgcaaGTAAAAAATACGATGAATATTTGAGATGACtctaaatatgatttaaaaaaataattaccacCCCTGAATATTAATACCAAAAACCATTTTAATGACCAACTTCTCGACCATCATCTTATAAAATTTACTACAAATTATGACCCCAAATGGACTAATTAAACCTCAAATAATGAACCATACATAGGGCCAAAATTTTAAGTGTTGAGCTCCAGATATTTTGAATCAAGTTCAATTTCAACTCATTCAAGCCTAACTCGTTAATACGAAATTTGTCATATAACATATCTTTATAACTTATGATCTCAGATTTTATGTCAAATCAAAATAAGACagataaattaaaacgaaaaaaaattatagaagtatATTACTTAATGAACAAGATAAATTACAATGTGAATACATGTATTCCacaattattgttttttatgtGGAATTAggagatttataaaaaaacaaataaataaggaGAGTGTGACATTTATAGGAAGCTGTAATGTAATAAATTGTAGTAAGCGTACTACTTTTTAAAGtacaaaattaacataaatgataataattttaaaattggagattcatttcccttaattaattaatgaaggataattttaaaagttttttcctttttttaaatagtCCAAGTTCAAGTTTGTAATGTTGAAGTCTATTTTGTTTTGTGATACTACACTTATTTCCATATTTTCCTTCGTAAAAATAACTTTGAAATTATTTAGtattcatacaaaaataattgcAATTTGACAATTGTTTCATTCGAAGATTGAGttattatctttaatttaattttcaaaatttatccaGTCAAGtcattgaattttgtttttctaataaaataaaaaaataatcaaaattgcTTTCTAAACTATGTGAAATACATCACTTATAcccttttattgtattttggacAAATATGCACCTGTCGTTATCCCACAGATTCTTAGGAGTTAACAACTCATATAGCAAGCCACATGTAATTAATCTGTCTACTTAAGTATTGCCAGCTCACTAAATTGAGTTCAATTTCAACTCGTTCAAACCTAACCCGTTAATACGAAATTTGTCATTTGACATATCTTTATAACTTATGATctcaaatttcatatcaaatcgAAATAAGACAGacaaattaaaacgaaaaaaatttataaaagtatATTACTTAATGAACAAGATAAATTAAACTAATGTGAACACATGTATTCCATTaacaaaatttatcaaaagCAACAATTCATATGAGGATTTCCTTAAAACCGTAGTTCCAAAAACCAAGAACCCTAACAAGCGTCCAACAATAGCAACCAAGAAAACACCAACATTAAAAGACATAACAGCCAACATAACAACATAACCTAAGCCAATTCTCAAACCATACAAAGTTGTTTGAACAAATCCAACTCTCAcatcatcaacattactattCCATTTATTATAATTGCTATGAGAGAGAAATTCGACGAAAATCACCATGAAAAAGATAACAACAAGTGCCAAAATGTATCCAGGCCAACTTGAGAAGAGAATCTCAGTATCCATagtcatttcatttttcttctccTCTCCTAATTCTTGATTTTTGTTTGATGAATTAAGAGAGGAGAGTGAGAGTTATGAGGtattaaagtaaacaacaaaATGATTAATAGTACATGTATTGTAGtaaatgtacttttttttttctagtacAAAATTAAAGGATGAGGTATAATTAAATGGTAGAGTTGATAAATTAGATTCTTCAAACtttctttttccatttaatttagttagAATAATTGTCTCCTTTGTCTTAATTTTCTTTAGATACTTGTAAGAAAATATGTTTCAACCatcatgtttttcttcttctaagtTTTGTATCTGAACtgttaaatatttatgtttttatctgAATTATTATTAACCATTTATTAAAACACATCTCAAATATTACTAGACCAAGTATTTAATACAATTGTCAAAAGGCACTTGACAACTTAATTTGCCTATAAAATTTCGTCCACATGGCAATTGTGATGTGTTCTGATAAATAGTTGAGACAATTCATTTAAGAAACGCAAACATTTGATAATTCAAATTAGAATTTCGTAAAAAAAAGGTGATAAttcatatgtatttttaatacttgctttaattttctaattgaaAAATGGCATGAGAtatccttaaagtattgaaaatggtacaaaactacCTTCATCCACCCGAAAGCGGATTCagaatttcaaaaaaacaaatacaCCATTTCTTTAAAGATAagatctaaatttttttaataacaataaCTCATAgagtaaaagataaaaaaaaaaaaaaaaaaaattacactctCGATCATAGACAATGAAACTATCAAGCTGATAACTGAGATTTCTTTATCACCAAACTCACTTTTGTAATATTCCACCAACTTCGTTATTCTACTCATACTAAAATTAGCAAATGAATCAACCAAATTCAACTAGTCATACCAAGGAGTAAATCACTAGTGGTTTAGTGAAGTCAATCAAGGAGATGAAGTTGGTGAGGTAATCAAGAAACTTGTGGACTAACTCTCTGGATGGTGGCGTAACAAGGAATTTCAGGAAGGGTGTCCAAACttttaatagtaatttttttttattgaaaaaataacgatttaaattaccaaaataaataatcaagttaaGCAATATTTGATTAACTATAAGAATATTTGTAGTAGATTACAAGGGTATAATTTAAAACTAACATAACGAAAATAAATTACTAttgaaaacataatttaaatatattattataattatactcGACTGCCACAGAGGCGAACCCAGTATTTAAAGACTACGAGTGCACCACTATCTTTTTAAGTTTTAGTTTTTTGGTTATtgaaggcaaaaaaaaaaaaagtttaattttttggttatcgaaagaaaaaaaagaggaaaataatGAAGTGCCTAAGTTGGATTTGAACCCACGACATAGTGGGCAATAGTAGCAACTCCAACCAACTAGCTAAAATGAAGTTTTGTGTAATGACGTGCACAGTTACCTATAtctaggtatatatatatatatatatataatttgtttcgAAAAGTTACGGGTGCACGTGCATCCTCACGGATCAATGTAGGTCCGCTTGTCTCGACGAATTTTCATATCTTGGAGCATTTATATAATAGACTCATTAGAAATAGTATGAAATACTTTCTTTTCTACATAAGACACTATACAACCATTCGATTCGCAAATCgtttttaatatacttaattgtCGAGAAAGCTCTTTCAACGGTTGCAGTAGCAAAGCAAATTTCACTAAGCGAAATATAAGTGGATAagttaagtttttctttgtgtCTACCAATTTTCTTGAAAGTTCACCAAGTCCACCTACATCAGAGAATCTTTTATCAGTATCACGTACACCAATAATGTAATTGGCAAGTTGAATCCGAAGGACGCCCATactaaattgatcaaattcattaGGATATAATTCAGTCATTCTCACTATTTTTTTGATGTCAAAACTAGAAAATGAATTAACTAGATTCAAGCAAGCTACTCCATAAAACAAATCACTTGTCACCTCATTGAAACGATCattaagttcttgaagttgCCAATCAATAATCTTATAAAATACTTCCACACAAAAATGAGTTAAAACAGTATGATCAATAATTTTACGTCTTGATCTTCCAGAGTTAGCATATATAGGGCTCACCAAAAGTGGGTATTAAGATGTCATGTTTGATA
Proteins encoded in this region:
- the LOC101260645 gene encoding copper transporter 6-like, with the translated sequence MKNDGHMHGMAMGPPSPPSLSSITMNNATGGGSGMMMKNNHHMMMHMTFFWGKNTEILFSGWPGYDNLGMYILALVVVFFMAIFVEFLSHSNYINKSNVDDDVTCGFLQTILYGLRIGLAYVVMLAVMSFNGGVFLVAIVGHSLGFMVFGSRVFKKSSSGKNLDLPPMSCSC